In Streptococcus oralis, a single window of DNA contains:
- a CDS encoding EcsC family protein — protein sequence MKFELPNINFELPKLDVPKIDENSMMQVLDWAYDTTINGIPGQKTIQELADDYLKYDDVDTAISKMITFQTSKAALSGFVTGFGGFLTLPVTIPANITSVILVQMRMIATIAYMRGYDLKSDQVQTFVYAALTGTTVADIAKKAGIVVAEKLAQGMIKKVPGEVLKKINQAVGFRLVTKFGEKGVVNLGKMIPVAGALIGAGVDTVSTQVIANHALSVFTPNGINLGDNLIIDIDEIQ from the coding sequence ATGAAATTCGAATTACCAAACATCAATTTTGAATTACCAAAACTAGATGTCCCAAAAATTGATGAAAATTCTATGATGCAAGTCCTAGATTGGGCATACGATACAACTATTAATGGAATTCCTGGACAGAAAACTATTCAAGAATTAGCAGATGACTATCTTAAATATGATGATGTTGATACTGCCATTTCTAAAATGATTACTTTTCAAACCAGTAAGGCCGCTCTCTCTGGCTTTGTCACTGGTTTCGGAGGTTTTTTGACACTACCAGTAACTATTCCTGCAAATATTACATCTGTCATTCTCGTTCAAATGAGGATGATTGCAACTATTGCCTATATGCGTGGATATGACCTAAAAAGTGACCAGGTTCAGACCTTTGTATATGCGGCACTTACAGGAACTACTGTAGCTGATATTGCCAAGAAAGCTGGAATTGTAGTTGCTGAAAAATTGGCTCAAGGCATGATTAAAAAAGTTCCTGGAGAGGTGCTAAAGAAAATCAATCAAGCAGTTGGATTCAGATTAGTCACAAAATTTGGAGAAAAGGGAGTAGTAAATCTAGGAAAAATGATTCCTGTTGCAGGTGCACTTATTGGTGCAGGAGTTGATACTGTTTCTACACAAGTTATTGCAAATCATGCACTAAGCGTTTTCACACCTAACGGAATTAATCTTGGAGACAATTTGATCATTGATATAGACGAAATACAATAA
- the trpA gene encoding tryptophan synthase subunit alpha, with the protein MPKTLTEKLNAIKATGKGIFVPYIMAGDHEKGLEGLGETIHFLEDLGVSAIEVGIPFSDPVADGPVIEEAGLRSLARGTSTQTLVETLKTIQTEVPLVIMTYFNPLFQYGVEKFVKDLTGTAVKGLIIPDLPHEHANFVEPFLADTDIALIPLVSLTTGLERQKELIKGAEGFIYAVAINGVTGKSGNYRVDLNKHLLQLHQVADIPVLTGFGVSSQADVERFNAVSDGVIVGSKIVKALHQGEPIENFIKQAVAYQK; encoded by the coding sequence ATGCCTAAGACACTAACAGAAAAATTGAATGCTATCAAAGCAACCGGAAAAGGAATTTTCGTTCCCTATATCATGGCTGGAGACCATGAAAAAGGTTTGGAAGGTCTCGGTGAAACAATCCACTTTTTAGAAGATTTGGGTGTTTCAGCTATTGAAGTGGGCATTCCCTTTTCAGATCCTGTTGCAGATGGACCTGTGATCGAAGAAGCAGGCTTGCGCAGTCTAGCTCGCGGGACTTCTACCCAGACTTTGGTTGAAACCTTGAAAACCATTCAGACTGAGGTGCCACTGGTCATCATGACCTACTTTAACCCCCTCTTTCAGTACGGTGTGGAGAAATTTGTCAAAGATCTGACAGGTACAGCCGTTAAGGGATTGATTATCCCAGACCTGCCTCATGAACATGCCAACTTTGTGGAGCCTTTTTTGGCAGACACAGATATCGCTTTAATTCCCCTAGTTAGTTTGACGACAGGACTTGAGCGTCAGAAAGAGTTGATCAAGGGAGCGGAAGGTTTTATCTATGCCGTTGCCATCAATGGGGTGACAGGGAAATCAGGCAATTACCGAGTAGACTTGAACAAGCACTTGTTGCAACTGCATCAAGTAGCAGATATCCCAGTCTTGACAGGTTTTGGCGTATCTAGTCAAGCCGATGTGGAACGCTTCAATGCGGTATCAGATGGCGTTATCGTCGGTTCGAAAATTGTAAAAGCTCTCCACCAAGGAGAGCCGATTGAGAACTTTATCAAACAAGCAGTAGCTTACCAAAAATAA